A single genomic interval of Thermocladium sp. ECH_B harbors:
- a CDS encoding ABC transporter ATP-binding protein, with protein MEARDLWKVYNANGVGSIALRGASISIEKGEFRCIIGPSGSGKTTLLSLIGGLERPTRGYLRVGNYMLHNMKDPELTRYRNSMLGFVFQMYYLIPRMSIIENVELPLVARGVPKAERRIKAMKALEAVGLGGKLRLRINQLSGGEQQRIAIARAIVHEPELLLADEPTGNLDTENTINVMNILAELNRRGMTIIMVTHNMELTKYCTATSRIRDGKVVETITAANSPRS; from the coding sequence ATAGAGGCCAGGGACCTATGGAAGGTATATAATGCTAATGGAGTGGGGAGCATAGCATTAAGGGGAGCATCCATAAGCATAGAGAAGGGGGAGTTCCGCTGCATAATAGGGCCCAGCGGCAGCGGCAAAACGACACTGCTCAGCCTAATCGGTGGCCTAGAGAGACCCACGAGAGGGTACCTACGCGTTGGCAATTATATGCTGCACAACATGAAGGACCCCGAGCTAACGCGATACAGGAACTCCATGCTTGGATTCGTGTTTCAAATGTATTACTTAATCCCAAGAATGAGTATAATAGAGAACGTGGAACTACCCCTGGTTGCCAGGGGTGTTCCCAAGGCGGAGCGAAGAATTAAGGCAATGAAGGCGTTGGAAGCGGTTGGTCTAGGCGGCAAACTTAGGTTAAGGATAAATCAATTAAGCGGTGGCGAGCAGCAGAGGATCGCGATAGCTAGAGCCATAGTTCATGAGCCTGAACTGCTTCTAGCCGATGAACCCACCGGCAATTTAGATACAGAGAACACAATTAATGTCATGAATATACTTGCCGAGCTGAATAGGCGTGGAATGACGATCATAATGGTGACTCACAACATGGAGCTAACAAAATACTGCACAGCGACATCGCGGATACGGGACGGTAAAGTAGTCGAAACAATCACGGCAGCTAATTCTCCACGGTCCTAA
- a CDS encoding glyceraldehyde-3-phosphate dehydrogenase (catalyzes the formation of 3-phospho-D-glycerol phosphate from D-glyceraldehyde 3-phosphate in glycolysis) encodes MMKIGVIGYGTIGKRVAAALLKMSDMELVGVAKTTPDYEALLAARRGLAVYSVPGKEAVFRDAGIPIKGSMIDLVRESNIIIDATPDGVGEENKAKYYMDKRAIXQGGEEASVAEXSFNALANYENAIGKKYIRVVSCNTTALSRLLAALSLTGHNIRKVRAFLVRRGADPRELKKGXINDVVPNPVTIPSHHGPDVKTVIPVNITTVAVAVPVTIMHLHMVNVEXDEPPRKDDVINSLMSTPRISVLYAKMGFQSLAQVIEYARDLGRERGDFMENAVFGDSISIEGNEVYLMQGVHQESIVVPENIDAVRAMMGVSKWESIMATDKALGLYSSDKKYG; translated from the coding sequence ATGATGAAGATAGGAGTAATTGGGTACGGAACAATTGGTAAACGCGTCGCCGCCGCATTATTGAAAATGAGCGATATGGAATTAGTTGGGGTAGCCAAGACAACGCCCGACTATGAGGCATTACTGGCGGCTCGGCGCGGACTCGCCGTTTACAGTGTTCCCGGNAAGGAGGCGGTGTTCAGGGACGCCGGCATACCGATTAAGGGAAGCATGATTGATTTAGTTAGGGAATCCAATATAATCATTGATGCCACGCCCGATGGCGTGGGGGAGGAGAACAAGGCGAAGTATTATATGGATAAGAGGGCGATATNTCAGGGCGGCGAGGAGGCAAGCGTGGCTGAGGNCAGTTTCAATGCGTTGGCCAATTACGAGAATGCCATTGGTAAGAAATACATTAGGGTAGTTAGTTGCAATACCACTGCCTTATCCAGGCTATTAGCGGCATTATCCTTAACTGGGCACAATATACGTAAGGTACGGGCATTCCTAGTGAGGAGGGGGGCTGATCCCAGGGAACTTAAGAAGGGTNCAATAAATGACGTAGTGCCTAACCCGGTTACTATACCGAGCCATCATGGTCCGGACGTGAAGACAGTTATACCAGTTAATATAACCACGGTCGCGGTCGCCGTTCCCGTGACCATAATGCATCTCCACATGGTTAACGTGGAGNTCGATGAGCCTCCCCGCAAGGATGACGTGATTAACTCATTGATGAGCACCCCCAGGATATCCGTCCTCTACGCCAAGATGGGGTTCCAGAGCCTGGCCCAAGTAATCGAGTACGCGAGGGACTTGGGCAGGGAGCGGGGGGACTTCATGGAGAACGCCGTGTTCGGGGACTCCATATCAATAGAGGGGAATGAGGTTTACCTAATGCAGGGCGTCCACCAGGAATCAATAGTTGTTCCGGAGAACATAGATGCGGTGAGGGCAATGATGGGCGTGTCCAAGTGGGAATCGATAATGGCCACCGATAAAGCCCTTGGATTATACTCAAGCGATAAGAAATACGGCTAA
- a CDS encoding recombinase RecA: MSYGPQQGGNLYYDLTPTGIPGLDEALNGGFIRGRTYLVTGETGVGKTLTALSFIINGIMKYGEPAIYVSVDETYEQFINGTKRFGWDLEPLMQQGYFQILVPEMDLIETIRQKXPVTVAKSMVQAITDYANSVEAQRIVIDPIAPLVTLEKDVQVLREYIRTLVMGIERDVGATTIITTEVPTGSPSISRYGVEEFLAAGVLVLGITKANDGSIKRYLFIRKMRWQGVQPTIYEVDIQPKIGVVVKEKLNNIYLPYLSSYLTI, translated from the coding sequence ATGTCGTATGGACCACAGCAAGGCGGTAATCTCTATTACGATTTAACGCCAACAGGCATTCCGGGCCTTGATGAGGCGCTAAACGGCGGCTTCATACGTGGAAGAACATACTTGGTGACGGGGGAGACCGGGGTAGGCAAGACGCTTACCGCGTTATCATTCATTATTAACGGCATAATGAAGTATGGAGAGCCAGCCATATATGTATCAGTCGATGAAACCTATGAACAATTCATAAATGGCACGAAGAGGTTTGGCTGGGACTTGGAGCCATTAATGCAGCAGGGATACTTCCAAATATTAGTGCCCGAAATGGATTTAATCGAGACTATTCGGCAAAAGGANCCCGTTACCGTCGCTAAGTCAATGGTTCAAGCGATAACTGACTACGCTAACTCCGTTGAGGCTCAGCGAATAGTGATAGATCCCATAGCGCCTCTCGTCACCCTAGAGAAGGATGTTCAAGTGCTTAGGGAGTACATAAGGACTTTAGTCATGGGCATAGAGAGGGATGTTGGGGCAACCACTATAATAACCACGGAGGTCCCCACGGGCTCCCCAAGCATATCCAGGTATGGAGTGGAGGAATTCCTGGCGGCTGGGGTACTGGTTCTTGGAATAACTAAGGCAAATGATGGATCCATAAAGAGGTACCTATTCATTAGGAAAATGAGGTGGCAAGGAGTTCAACCGACGATTTATGAAGTGGATATACAGCCAAAGATCGGCGTTGTGGTTAAGGAGAAGTTAAACAACATATACCTGCCCTATCTCTCATCATACCTAACCATATAG